From one Trifolium pratense cultivar HEN17-A07 linkage group LG1, ARS_RC_1.1, whole genome shotgun sequence genomic stretch:
- the LOC123891809 gene encoding uncharacterized protein LOC123891809 — MVDPPTFSLGLTASDEEKGNASSSGAEKVSDKVRKDNDADPRLRHKLSIPKVYDIMQLIEGKTRKDEIVKELTECGFGGMRYICNWTKIPTFFVDWIVKSFEKEHMWIRLTKTKVLPLRDDDVHRVYELPMAGKEINLDLCSDGAIRRLRRELGLGGDSSPHVKVSDLESKLKTIEHPKAWVKGAICYIIHNILCPTNHSGVSLQYAQILEDPAGVSSFNWCSYVLQYMKEGLQNPIVANPLADFHFLMINYMEKMGKKSPFLTGRYKRPSLRDWDVKTATQDIQKVHDVMGLEYGLTASVTTLNNTDEVPLVLCFDADTCPLSAAPMHLNHCRSCIMVYNRAAEILERRLAEGKDGADEQKVGNEQANIDEGNVRKQGLRYKSSANRRKVIPNVEDEEADDGQGQQPSLSGTQETILQYPQYFDAGATPLRTVLVDEIIDLSQEDTVKPTIVKRKNEKEDRTYPERRRAVKKSKYLTSPYDTAVYESTATKLQKDICTYAWSSSIDEEEILYYSKSHDFSLQRKELWTLNKDEWISCFVVNSWVNYLNWRQRKGQMTRLVTRYINHVRIIFHEY; from the exons ATGGTAGATCCACCAACCTTCAGTCTCGGGTTGACAGCTTCGGATGAGGAGAAAGGGAATGCTTCATCATCTGGTGCTGAG AAAGTAAGTGATAAAGTGAGGAAAGATAACGATGCCGATCCAAGATTGAGGCACAAGCTTAGCATACCTAAGGTGTACGACATTATGCAATTGATAGAAGGAAAAACAAGGAAAGATGAGATAGTTAAGGAACTTACCGAATGTGGCTTTGGAGGAATGAGGTATATATGTAATTGGACAAAGATTCCTACCTTCTTTGTGGATTGGATAGTAAAAAGCTTTGAAAAAGAGCACATGTGGATTAGACTGACAAAGACAAAGGTACTCCCTTTGAGAGATGATGATGTACATCGAGTGTATGAGCTACCAATGGCGGGGAAGGAAATTAACTTGGATCTTTGTTCTGATGGAGCTATAAGGAGACTAAGAAGAGAATTAGGATTGGGTGGGGATAGTTCTCCACATGTGAAGGTGAGTGATTTGGAAAGCAAATTGAAGACGATCGAGCATCCAAAAGCATGGGTTAAAGGGGCAATCTGTTATATCATTCACAATATTTTGTGCCCCACTAATCATAGTGGTGTATCACTACAATATGCACAAATATTGGAGGATCCAGCCGGCGTGTCATCGTTCAATTGGTGTTCATATGTTCTTCAATATATGAAAGAAGGTTTGCAAAATCCGATTGTTGCAAATCCATTAGCCGACTTCCATTTCCTCATG ATTAATTATATGGAAAAGATGGGGAAGAAAAGCCCATTTCTGACCGGGAGATACAAACGACCCTCACTTCGTGATTGGGACGTAAAGACGGCAACCCAAGATATTCAAAAGGTCCACGACGTTATGGGACTCGAGTATGGATTGACAGCCAGTGTAACCACATTGAACAACACTGATGAAGTGCCACTCGTGCTATGCTTTGATGCAGATACTTGTCCATTGTCTGCG GCACCGATGCATCTTAATCACTGTAGGTCCTGTATAATGGTCTACAATAGAGCTGCTGAAATATTGGAAAGAAGGTTAGCTGAGGGTAAAGATGGGGCAGATGAACAAAAAGTTGGAAATGAGCAGGCAAATATTGATGAGGGAAATGTTAGGAAACAAGGTCTAAGATATAAATCATCAGCTAACAGAAGAAAAGTAATTCCCAATGTAGAAGATGAGGAAGCAGATGATGGACAAGGACAACAACCATCACTCTCTGGTACACAAGAAACAATACTGCAGTATCCACAATATTTTGATGCAGG GGCAACTCCGTTAAGGACGGTGTTGGTTGATGAAATCATTGACTTGAGTCAAGAGGACACTGTTAAGCCAACTATAGTGAAGAGGAAGAATGAAAAGGAGGATCGCACATATCCTGAACGTAGACGAGCTGTGAAGAAATCAAAGTACCTTACAAGCCCATATGATACTGCTGTCTACGAGTCAACTGCAACTAAATTGCAGAAGGATATATGCACCTATGCATGGAGCAGTTCAATTGATGA GGAGGAAATTCTCTACTACTCCAAATCACATGACTTCTCTCTACAACGGAAAGAGTTATGGACTCTAAACAAAGATGAATGGATCAGTTGCTTTGTTGTAAATAGTTGGGTAAATTACTTGAATTGGAGGCAACGAAAAGGACAAATGACAAGGCTTGTTACACGATATATCAATCATGTACGGATTATATTCCATGAATATTAA
- the LOC123885564 gene encoding uncharacterized protein LOC123885564 — protein MERPDALEIEQPAAFNNFIARLKWFKYMDWKKIDPTSLEYIMTPVLIGNPGSHYVCFVVNLKSHKFQFLNSMYGDKLDLDPPNIYKKMFDVWLKEVNAFLIGLYTHKKNAIAFPL, from the exons ATGGAAAGACCGGATGCACTGGAAATAGAGCAACCAGCTGCGTTCAATAACTTCATTGCAAGACTGAAATGGTTCAAGTACATGGATTGGAAGAAAATTGACCCTACAAGTCTGGAATAC ATCATGACGCCCGTATTGATTGGCAATCCAGGGAGTCATTATGTGTGCTTTGTTGTCAATTTGAAAAGCCACAAATTCCAATTCCTAAACAGCATGTATGGAGATAAGTTGGATTTGGACCCaccaaatatatacaaaaagaTGTTTGATGTATGGTTGAAGGAGGTGAATGCATTTCTTATAGGATTGtatactcataaaaaaaatgccaTTGCCTTTCCACTTTAG